In Chelonia mydas isolate rCheMyd1 chromosome 10, rCheMyd1.pri.v2, whole genome shotgun sequence, a single window of DNA contains:
- the SEMA4B gene encoding semaphorin-4B isoform X1 produces the protein MGLGLSLSLLAPALWALLLLSASEETVPRVSLHYGSSERPVWWFEKDGVTNYTTLLLSPDGATLYVGAREFLFALDTSHFQPGPQHQLLPWSADKERKKQCAFKGKDPQRDCHNYIKILLQLNSTHLYACGTGAFSPVCTYLNVQNFSQARELLEDGKGRCPFDPEYKSTAIMVDGELYAGTVSDFQGKEPTIYRSQESRISLKTENSLHWLHDPAFVGSAYLRESLPPGNSEGDDDKVYFFFSETGKEFDFFENTIVSRIARVCKGDLGGERVLQRRWTTFLKAQLLCSRPDDGFPFNVLQDMFVLTPDEQRWRDTVFYGVFTSQWNKGGPGSSAVCAFAMRDVQKAFGGLYKEVNRETQQWYTDTSRPPEPRPGACITSRTRHMKINSSLQMPDRVLNFIKDHFLMDGAIRSQPLLLQGRVHYQQICVQRVRGLHHTYDVLFLGTDDGRLHKAVSVNQKVHIIEEIRLFHAGHPVHKLLLDQSQGLLYAASYSAVAQVPVSNCSLYRSCGECVLSRDPYCAWSGDACRSVAQYHLQLSLHPRPWAQDIEDADTERLCQAANVSLPIPPLLQSPAEGPQCQQIRLLPNAVRPLPCRLLSNLASRLWVHNGTQINSSYLVLPDGALILVGSLERLGTYECWSLEEGFQKLMASYCVGVEELSPALHGPPDAAGGRLPGQDAMETISTSRSTSAVGGVSSRQDGKSYWPEFLVMCALFGAALLLLALFVLCRHRDSMKAFLKPGECPGGGHRKVGLPVESLPLNGSSLPSTAPDHKGYQALTDSYISTPPHAPPGAGSAFSHSEKRPLSVRESFVEVSPACQRPRVRLGSEIRDSVV, from the exons GCTCCTCCGAGAGACCCGTTTGGTGGTTTGAGAAGGACGGAGTCACCAACTACACAACCCTGCTGCTGAGCCCGGACGGGGCAACCTTATATGTGGGGGCGCGCGAGTTCCTCTTCGCCCTCGACACCAGCCACTTCCAGCCTGGCCCGCAGCACCAGCTC CTGCCCTGGAGCGCGGACAAGGAGAGGAAGAAGCAGTGTGCGTTCAAGGGCAAAGACCCCCAG AGGGACTGTCACAACTACATCAAGATCCTGCTGCAGCTGAACAGCACCCACCTATACGCCTGCGGGACCGGCGCCTTCAGCCCCGTGTGCACCTACCTC AACGTGCAGAACTTCAGCCAGGcgagggagctgctggaggatgGGAAAGGCCGCTGCCCCTTCGACCCTGAATACAAATCCACGGCCATCATGGTCG ATGGTGAGCTCTACGCTGGGACCGTCAGCGACTTCCAGGGCAAGGAGCCGACCATCTACCGGAGCCAGGAGAGCCGCATCTCCCTCAAGACCGAGAACTCCCTCCACTGGCTGCATG ACCCAGCCTTCGTAGGCTCAGCCTACCTGCGGGAGAGCCTGCCGCCTGGCAACTCTGAGGGGGACGATGACAAGGTGTACTTCTTCTTCAGCGAGACTGGCAAGGAGTTTGACTTCTTCGAGAACACCATCGTGTCGCGGATTGCCCGCGTGTGCAAG GGGGACCTGGGCGGGGAGCGGGTGCTGCAGCGGAGGTGGACCACATTCCTCAAGGCCCAGCTCCTGTGCTCGCGGCCCGACGACGGGTTCCCCTTCAACGTGCTGCAGGACATGTTCGTGCTCACGCCGGATGAGCAGCGCTGGAGGGACACGGTCTTCTATGGCGTCTTCACCTCCCAGTG GAACAAAGGGGGCCCGGGCAGCTCGGCCGTATGTGCCTTTGCCATGCGCGACGTGCAGAAGGCCTTCGGTGGGCTCTACAAGGAGGTGAACCGCGAGACGCAGCAGTGGTACACGGACACCAGCCGTCCGCCAGAGCCCCGGCCCGGAGCG TGCATCACCAGCCGCACGCGGCACATGAAAATCAACTCGTCTCTCCAGATGCCGGACCGCGTGCTGAATTTCATCAAGGACCATTTCCTGATGGACGGCGCCATCCGCAGCCAGCCGCTCCTGCTGCAGGGCCGTGTGCACTACCAGCAGATCTGCGTGCAGCGCGTGAGGGGCCTGCACCACACCTACGACGTCCTCTTCCTGGGCACAG ACGACGGGCGACTGCACAAGGCCGTGAGCGTGAACCAGAAAGTGCACATCATCGAGGAGATCCGCCTTTTCCACGCCGGCCACCCCGTCCACAAGCTGCTGCTGGACCAGAGCCAG GGCCTGCTTTACGCTGCCTCTTACTCCGCTGTGGCCCAGGTGCCCGTCTCCAACTGCAGCCTGTACAGGAGCTGTGGGGAATGCGTCCTGTCCCGGGACCCCTACTGCGCCTGGAGCGGGGACGCCTGCCGCAGCGTCGCCCAGTACCACCTGCAGCTGTCGCTGCACCCCCG ACCCTGGGCCCAGGATATCGAAGACGCTGACACAGAGAGGCTCTGCCAAGCAGCCAACgtgtccctgcccatcccccccctTCTCCAATCCCCAG CAGAGGGACCGCAGTGTCAGCAGATCCGGCTCCTGCCCAACGCGGTCAGGCCCCTGCCGTGCCGGCTTCTGTCCAACCTGGCCTCGCGGCTGTGGGTGCACAATGGGACCCAGATCAACTCCTCCTACCTGGTGCTGCCGGATGGAGCCCTCATCCTGGTGGGCAGCCTGGAGCGGCTGGGCACCTACGAGTGCTGGTCGCTGGAGGAGGGCTTCCAGAAGCTGATGGCGAGCTACTGCGTGGGTGTGGAGGAGCTGTCCCCGGCGCTGCACGGGCCCCCGGACGCCGCGGGCGGGCGCCTGCCCGGCCAGGACGCCATGGAGACCATCAGCACCTCCCGCAGCACCTCTGCCGTGGGCGGCGTCTCCTCCCGGCAGGACGGCAAGAGCTACTGGCCCGAGTTCCTGGTCATGTGCGCGCTGTTCGGggcagcgctgctgctgctcgcGCTCTTCGTGCTCTGCCGGCACCGGGACAGCATGAAGGCCTTCCTCAAGCCAGGCGAGTGCCCCGGCGGGGGCCACAGGAAGGTGGGGCTGCCCGTCGAGAGCCTGCCCCTCAACGGCAGCAGCCTGCCCAGCACGGCACCCGACCACAAGGGCTACCAGGCCCTGACCGACAGCTACATCAGCACCCCCCCGCACGCGCCCCCGGGCGCCGGCTCGGCCTTCTCCCACTCAGAGAAGAGGCCTCTCAGCGTCCGCGAGAGCTTTGTGGAGGTCTCTCCAGCCTGCCAGAGACCCCGGGTGCGGCTGGGCTCTGAAATTCGGGACTCTGTGGTGTGA
- the SEMA4B gene encoding semaphorin-4B isoform X2 yields MGLGLSLSLLAPALWALLLLSASEETVPRVSLHYGSSERPVWWFEKDGVTNYTTLLLSPDGATLYVGAREFLFALDTSHFQPGPQHQLLPWSADKERKKQCAFKGKDPQRDCHNYIKILLQLNSTHLYACGTGAFSPVCTYLNVQNFSQARELLEDGKGRCPFDPEYKSTAIMVDGELYAGTVSDFQGKEPTIYRSQESRISLKTENSLHWLHDPAFVGSAYLRESLPPGNSEGDDDKVYFFFSETGKEFDFFENTIVSRIARVCKGDLGGERVLQRRWTTFLKAQLLCSRPDDGFPFNVLQDMFVLTPDEQRWRDTVFYGVFTSQWNKGGPGSSAVCAFAMRDVQKAFGGLYKEVNRETQQWYTDTSRPPEPRPGACITSRTRHMKINSSLQMPDRVLNFIKDHFLMDGAIRSQPLLLQGRVHYQQICVQRVRGLHHTYDVLFLGTDDGRLHKAVSVNQKVHIIEEIRLFHAGHPVHKLLLDQSQGLLYAASYSAVAQVPVSNCSLYRSCGECVLSRDPYCAWSGDACRSVAQYHLQLSLHPRPWAQDIEDADTERLCQAANVSLPIPPLLQSPVSDQLEMLPAGNP; encoded by the exons GCTCCTCCGAGAGACCCGTTTGGTGGTTTGAGAAGGACGGAGTCACCAACTACACAACCCTGCTGCTGAGCCCGGACGGGGCAACCTTATATGTGGGGGCGCGCGAGTTCCTCTTCGCCCTCGACACCAGCCACTTCCAGCCTGGCCCGCAGCACCAGCTC CTGCCCTGGAGCGCGGACAAGGAGAGGAAGAAGCAGTGTGCGTTCAAGGGCAAAGACCCCCAG AGGGACTGTCACAACTACATCAAGATCCTGCTGCAGCTGAACAGCACCCACCTATACGCCTGCGGGACCGGCGCCTTCAGCCCCGTGTGCACCTACCTC AACGTGCAGAACTTCAGCCAGGcgagggagctgctggaggatgGGAAAGGCCGCTGCCCCTTCGACCCTGAATACAAATCCACGGCCATCATGGTCG ATGGTGAGCTCTACGCTGGGACCGTCAGCGACTTCCAGGGCAAGGAGCCGACCATCTACCGGAGCCAGGAGAGCCGCATCTCCCTCAAGACCGAGAACTCCCTCCACTGGCTGCATG ACCCAGCCTTCGTAGGCTCAGCCTACCTGCGGGAGAGCCTGCCGCCTGGCAACTCTGAGGGGGACGATGACAAGGTGTACTTCTTCTTCAGCGAGACTGGCAAGGAGTTTGACTTCTTCGAGAACACCATCGTGTCGCGGATTGCCCGCGTGTGCAAG GGGGACCTGGGCGGGGAGCGGGTGCTGCAGCGGAGGTGGACCACATTCCTCAAGGCCCAGCTCCTGTGCTCGCGGCCCGACGACGGGTTCCCCTTCAACGTGCTGCAGGACATGTTCGTGCTCACGCCGGATGAGCAGCGCTGGAGGGACACGGTCTTCTATGGCGTCTTCACCTCCCAGTG GAACAAAGGGGGCCCGGGCAGCTCGGCCGTATGTGCCTTTGCCATGCGCGACGTGCAGAAGGCCTTCGGTGGGCTCTACAAGGAGGTGAACCGCGAGACGCAGCAGTGGTACACGGACACCAGCCGTCCGCCAGAGCCCCGGCCCGGAGCG TGCATCACCAGCCGCACGCGGCACATGAAAATCAACTCGTCTCTCCAGATGCCGGACCGCGTGCTGAATTTCATCAAGGACCATTTCCTGATGGACGGCGCCATCCGCAGCCAGCCGCTCCTGCTGCAGGGCCGTGTGCACTACCAGCAGATCTGCGTGCAGCGCGTGAGGGGCCTGCACCACACCTACGACGTCCTCTTCCTGGGCACAG ACGACGGGCGACTGCACAAGGCCGTGAGCGTGAACCAGAAAGTGCACATCATCGAGGAGATCCGCCTTTTCCACGCCGGCCACCCCGTCCACAAGCTGCTGCTGGACCAGAGCCAG GGCCTGCTTTACGCTGCCTCTTACTCCGCTGTGGCCCAGGTGCCCGTCTCCAACTGCAGCCTGTACAGGAGCTGTGGGGAATGCGTCCTGTCCCGGGACCCCTACTGCGCCTGGAGCGGGGACGCCTGCCGCAGCGTCGCCCAGTACCACCTGCAGCTGTCGCTGCACCCCCG ACCCTGGGCCCAGGATATCGAAGACGCTGACACAGAGAGGCTCTGCCAAGCAGCCAACgtgtccctgcccatcccccccctTCTCCAATCCCCAG TTTCAGATCAGCTGGAGATGCTGCCTGCAGGGAACCCCTGA
- the CIB1 gene encoding calcium and integrin-binding protein 1 → MLCAGGGGTAPGMLCAGGGGTELPACPAPGGGGPGGALPWGGVLETETWRRGGRKRSREGPGRSRGSWSGAAMGGSASQLPRDLLDEYQELTFLTKQEILLAHKRFSELLPKEERESILLKRVPKSKILTLPELRANPFQDRICRVFSTAEDGDGSMSFEDFLDLLSVFSDSATAEIKSHYAFRIFDFDDDGILDRKDLEKLVNCLTGEGDETRLSESEMDQLIQNILEESDIDKDGTINLSEFQHVISRSPDFASSFKIVL, encoded by the exons atgctctgcgctgggggagggggcacagctccCGGCATGCtctgcgctggggggggggggacagagctcccagcatgccccgccCCGGGAGGCGGCGGCCCTGGGGGGGCGTTGCCATGGGGCGGTGTCCTGGAGACGGAGACTTGGCGGCGGGGCGGCCGGAAGCGGAGTCGCGAAGGGCCCGGCCGGAGTCGCGGAAGTTGGTCCGGGGCCGCCATGGGGGGCTCGGCCAGTCAGCTGCCGCGGGACCTGCTGGACGAGTACCAG gAGCTGACCTTTCTGACCAAGCAGGAGATCTTGCT TGCCCACAAGAGATTCAGTGAGCTGCTGccaaaggaggagagggagagtaTCCTGCTGAAAAGAGTCCCCAAGAGCAAGATCCTCACACTGCCTGAACTGAGG GCAAACCCGTTCCAGGACCGGATCTGCCGGGTCTTCTCCACTGCAGAGGATGGGGATGGCAGCATGTCCTTCGAAGACTTCCTTGACCTGCTGAgcgtcttcagtgactcagccacaGCGGAGATCAAATCCCACTATGCCTTCCGCATCTTCG ATTTTGATGACGATGGGATCCTGGACAGGAAGGACCTGGAGAAGCTGGTGAACTGCCTGACAGGGGAAGGAGACGAGACTAGGTTGAGTGAGTCAGAGATGGATCAGCTCATCCAGAAC ATCCTGGAGGAGTCCGATATTGACAAGGATGGGACCATTAACCTCTCTGAGTTCCAGCATGTCATTTCTCGTTCACCGGACTTTGCCAG TTCCTTCAAGATCGTGCTGTGA
- the GDPGP1 gene encoding GDP-D-glucose phosphorylase 1 yields the protein MAASLGASQVLHETLGLPSQEQPERRAVSCGEDFVYGEENFVLCGVGWWRSRSEGPASHTMSRFDRALQSSWEEKMKLGLFRYHLGELQTRILPGNVRFVAQLNIQRGLERRRPQDIQSVRQKFDPQQFHFNKIKPGEILFHMVRGPTPHRPSRGCSQFQGGPPDSKLPGTPDCILVVINVSPLEFGHVLFIPDPALCLPQILTQELLQFGLESVLLSAHPGFRVGFNSLGAFASVNHLHLHGFYLDWELLIETAPGELLCPTLNFHFLRGVPAPGFLFYSEGEGLEALAHNVCRVTDYLVDKEIAHNVFVTRGTAPGEPTHSETRSGIRVLIWARRSCFGTKEEAAFNVALCELAGHLPIKTAQDFQSLTETAAIHIIQRYLLPEPQLSQLRGQLVTLLTE from the coding sequence ATGGCAGCATCCCTGGGTGCCAGCCAAGTCCTCCATGAAACATTGGGGTTGCCCTCCCAGGAGCAGCCAGAGCGCCGTGCAGTGTCCTGCGGGGAGGACTTTGTTTATGGTGAAGAGAATTTTGTTCTGTGTGGGGTTGGGTGGTGGAGAAGCAGGTCAGAGGGGCCAGCAAGCCACACCATGTCTCGTTTTGACAGAGCTTTGCAGTCCAGCTGGGAGGAAAAGATGAAGCTGGGTTTGTTCAGGTACCACCTGGGGGAGCTGCAGACCCGTATCTTGCCTGGGAATGTCCGGTTTGTGGCCCAGCTGAACATCCAGAGAGGTCTGGAGAGGAGGAGGCCACAGGACATCCAGAGTGTCAGGCAGAAATTCGACCCCCAGCAATTCCACTTCAATAAGATCAAACCAGGGGAAATCCTCTTCCATATGGTCAGGGGCCCTACTCCCCACcgtcccagcagggggtgctctcagTTCCAAGGGGGCCCGCCAGACTCCAAACTCCCAGGGACACCTGACTGCATCCTAGTGGTGATTAATGTCAGCCCCTTGGAGTTTGGACATGTGCTCTTTATTCCAGACCCCGCTCTCTGCCTGCCTCAGATTCTCACCCAGGAGCTGCTCCAGTTTGGGCTGGAGTCGGTTCTTCTCAGTGCCCACCCAGGCTTCCGTGTTGGGTTTAACAGCCTCGGAGCCTTTGCCTCGGTCAACCACTTGCACCTACATGGATTTTACCTGGATTGGGAGCTCCTGATTGAGACGGCCCCAGGCGAACTCCTGTGCCCCACACTCAACTTCCACTTTCTGCGGGGAGTCCCAGCCCCAGGGTTCCTGTTCTACAGTGAAGGGGAGGGCCTGGAGGCCTTGGCACACAACGTCTGCCGAGTCACTGACTACCTGgtggataaagagattgcacacaACGTGTTTGTGACCCGGGGAACTGCTCCTGGGGAGCCAACCCACTCAGAGACCCGCTCTGGAATCCGGGTGCTCATCTGGGCCAGGAGGTCCTGCTTTGGGACCAAAGAGGAAGCTGCATTTAATGTGGCACTTTGTGAGCTGGCTGGGCACTTGCCCATCAAAACTGCCCAAGACTTCCAGAGCCTTACAGAGACAGCAGCCATTCACATCATCCAGAGATACCTCCTTCCTGAGCCACAGCTGTCACAGCTCCGAGGCCAGTTGGTGACACTTCTCACAGAGTAA